AGGGCCGGTTCGACCGCGAGCACGCGGAGGAACTCGGCGTTCCGGTCGGCCCGAAGTTCTCGAAACTCCACGAGGGGAACCCGGTCGAACTCGAGGACGGGACCGTCGTCCACCCCGAGCAGGTCGTCGGCGACCCCCGGCCGGGCCGCCGGTTCGTCTACACCGGCGACACGGAACCGGTGGCCGCCACGGCCGAGGTCGCGGCGAACGCGGACCTGCTGGTCCACGACGCGACCTTCGCGGAGGACGGCCGCGAGCGCGCCGGCGAGACCGGCCACTCGACGGCGAAACAGGCCGCCGAACTCGCCCGCCGGGCCGGGGTCAAACGGCTCGCGCTCACCCACATCTCCTCGCGGTACGCCAACGACGTCTCCGCCCACGAGGAGGAAGCTTCCGAGGTGTTCGACGGCGAGGTGTTCGTCCCGGACGACGGCGACACCGTCGAGATTCCGTACCCGGACGGCGAGTGACGCGGGCACACACGACACGATTCTTTTAGCGGCTGCCGTCCGCACGCACAGACATGGCACACGAGTTCCACATCGTGGACGTGTTCGCGACCGAGCGCTACGCCGGGAACCAGCTCGCGGTCGTGACGGGGGCGGGGGACCTCGCCGACGAGACGATGCAGGCCATCGCCCGCGAGTTCGGCTACTCGGAGACGACGTTCGTCGAGGGGCGGGACGACGACGGCTGGCACGTCCGCATCTTCACGCCGGCCGAGGAGATCCCCTTCGCGGGCCACCCGACCCTCGGGACGGCCTGGGTCATCCGCGAGCAGCTGGCGACGGGGAGCCCGGACCCGGTCCTGCTCCATCTGGAGGTGGGAGACGTGCCGGTCCGTGTCGAGGACGGGTCGCTCTGGATGACCCAGCAGGCACCGTCGTTCGGACAGGAGTTCGAGCGCGAGGCGGCCGCGGCCGCCCTCGGACTCGACCCCGGGGCGGTGACGGAGAACCTGCCCGTGCAGGCGGTCTCGACCGGCCTGCCGACCATCGTCGTCCCGCTCCGGGACCGGGAAGCATTGGAAACCATCGAGGTCGACCGTCCGGCCTACGATGCCCTGACCGAGGGGCACGACGCCAAGAACCTGCTGGCGTACTGTTCGGACCCGCGCGACGAGGCACACGACTACGCCGTCCGGGTGTTCGCGCCGTACTACGGCGTCCCCGAGGACCCGGCGACTGGCTCCTCGAACGGCTGTCTGGCGGGGTACCTCGCCCGGCACCGCGGCGGTGTCGACGCGGTCGTCGAACAGGGCTACGAGATGGGGCGGCCGTCGCTGCTCGAACTGCGGGCGAACCGGGTCGCCGGCGACGTACACGTCGAGGTCGGCGGGGACGTGGTCCCGGTCGCGGATGGGACGCTCCGCTGACGGGGCAGGGGAGCCAGAGAAGCAGGCGCGGTCAGTTGGCGACGGTCACC
This window of the Haloarchaeobius amylolyticus genome carries:
- a CDS encoding PhzF family phenazine biosynthesis protein, with translation MAHEFHIVDVFATERYAGNQLAVVTGAGDLADETMQAIAREFGYSETTFVEGRDDDGWHVRIFTPAEEIPFAGHPTLGTAWVIREQLATGSPDPVLLHLEVGDVPVRVEDGSLWMTQQAPSFGQEFEREAAAAALGLDPGAVTENLPVQAVSTGLPTIVVPLRDREALETIEVDRPAYDALTEGHDAKNLLAYCSDPRDEAHDYAVRVFAPYYGVPEDPATGSSNGCLAGYLARHRGGVDAVVEQGYEMGRPSLLELRANRVAGDVHVEVGGDVVPVADGTLR
- the rnz gene encoding ribonuclease Z, which codes for MSLRVTFLGTSGAVPTTQRNPSAIYCQREGEGFLFDCAEGTQRQMMRFGTGFGIDHLFVTHTHGDHVLGIPGLMQTMDFNDREDALAIHCPAGERRVVEGLLRATGNRPSFPVRVHEVTPGDVALDRDEYEIRVFDVEHRTNAVGYALVEDDRKGRFDREHAEELGVPVGPKFSKLHEGNPVELEDGTVVHPEQVVGDPRPGRRFVYTGDTEPVAATAEVAANADLLVHDATFAEDGRERAGETGHSTAKQAAELARRAGVKRLALTHISSRYANDVSAHEEEASEVFDGEVFVPDDGDTVEIPYPDGE